The following are encoded in a window of Paenibacillaceae bacterium GAS479 genomic DNA:
- a CDS encoding aminoglycoside 6-adenylyltransferase, with amino-acid sequence MRTEKEMFDLILGVAQTDERIRAVYMNGSRTNPNAPKDIFQDYDVVYVVTETSSFINDETWMNVFGDLIMMQEPDKNDQSIDIDMDFTRSYAYLMLFTDGNRIDLQIETKEFMLEGYVSDKLTIPLLDKDNCLPIIPAPTDIDYHVKEPTEQLYLGTCNDFWWCLQNVAKGIWRDELPYAKQMFEHVIRPHLDKMISWWVGTKNDFQVSIGKMEKYMKKYLPESYWEMYKETYSDSNYENMWNSIFTSCELFRVLAKDVAEYFRYSYNAKDDANMTNYLKHVRELPIDAKVIY; translated from the coding sequence ATGAGAACTGAAAAAGAAATGTTTGATTTAATACTAGGGGTTGCTCAAACGGATGAACGAATCCGAGCGGTTTATATGAACGGTTCGCGTACCAATCCTAATGCTCCTAAGGATATTTTTCAGGATTATGATGTTGTTTATGTAGTAACCGAAACTTCTTCTTTTATAAACGATGAAACATGGATGAATGTATTTGGTGATTTGATTATGATGCAAGAGCCTGATAAAAATGACCAATCTATTGATATAGATATGGATTTTACTCGGTCTTACGCATATCTAATGTTATTTACAGATGGAAACCGTATAGACCTTCAAATCGAGACTAAAGAATTTATGCTTGAAGGTTATGTCAGTGATAAGCTGACAATTCCACTATTAGATAAGGACAACTGTCTACCAATCATTCCTGCCCCCACAGATATTGACTATCATGTAAAAGAGCCAACGGAGCAATTATATTTGGGTACTTGTAATGATTTTTGGTGGTGCCTGCAAAATGTAGCCAAAGGAATTTGGCGAGATGAATTACCATATGCGAAACAAATGTTTGAACATGTCATCAGACCTCATTTGGATAAGATGATTTCATGGTGGGTAGGTACCAAAAATGATTTTCAAGTTTCGATAGGAAAAATGGAAAAGTACATGAAAAAGTATCTTCCCGAATCATATTGGGAAATGTATAAGGAAACATATTCGGATAGCAATTATGAAAATATGTGGAACTCGATATTCACTTCGTGTGAATTGTTTAGGGTTTTAGCCAAGGATGTCGCTGAATACTTTCGATATTCTTACAATGCCAAAGATGATGCCAATATGACTAATTATCTTAAGCATGTTAGGGAATTGCCTATTGATGCAAAAGTTATTTATTGA
- a CDS encoding Transposase (or an inactivated derivative), whose protein sequence is MATKFWSKQAIRELVNEHKFQSVEEIQTTLKDMFKDVLEATLKAELDTQLDYAPYDHNKETRNSRNGYGKKTVHTEYGDLDIKVPRDRLGEFQPVVIKKNQTNVTGIEEQITALYAKGVSTRDIQDHLQGLYGIEISPTLVSNKIMPVIKEWQNRPLQPVYAVVFLDAIHFKVKQDGSIVNKVAYMVIGIDLDGNKDVLGIWIGENESSKFWMSVLNDLKNRGVQDILLVCVDNLTGFSQAISACYPKTDIQKCIVHQIRNSVRYVSYKDLKRVTADLKPIYKAATEEAALMELDRFEEEWGQKYPLIVKSWRQNWDELSTFFMYPAELRKLIYTTNMIESYHRQLRKVTKGKSIFPTDDSLLKMLYLATMNVVRKWTGRVQNWGQILLQLTVCYSDRVQVR, encoded by the coding sequence ATGGCAACAAAATTTTGGAGCAAGCAAGCGATTCGGGAGTTAGTAAACGAGCATAAATTCCAGTCCGTGGAGGAAATTCAAACCACGCTGAAGGACATGTTTAAGGATGTGCTAGAAGCAACGCTGAAGGCCGAGCTCGACACGCAGCTCGACTATGCGCCTTACGACCACAACAAGGAAACCCGAAACAGCCGCAATGGTTATGGCAAAAAGACGGTTCACACCGAGTACGGCGACCTTGACATCAAGGTGCCGCGAGATCGGTTGGGCGAATTTCAGCCCGTTGTCATCAAGAAAAACCAAACCAATGTCACCGGCATTGAAGAACAAATTACGGCCCTGTACGCCAAAGGCGTTAGCACGCGAGACATTCAGGATCATCTGCAGGGCCTGTATGGAATTGAAATTTCTCCCACACTGGTTTCCAATAAGATTATGCCCGTTATTAAGGAATGGCAAAACCGTCCCCTGCAGCCGGTTTACGCCGTCGTGTTCTTGGACGCGATTCACTTCAAGGTTAAGCAGGACGGGAGCATCGTAAACAAGGTGGCCTACATGGTGATCGGTATCGATCTGGACGGCAACAAGGATGTACTGGGCATCTGGATCGGTGAAAACGAGTCGTCCAAGTTCTGGATGAGCGTGTTGAATGACCTGAAAAACCGGGGCGTGCAGGACATTTTGCTTGTTTGCGTCGATAATTTGACTGGCTTCAGTCAAGCCATCTCGGCTTGCTATCCCAAAACGGATATTCAGAAATGCATCGTCCACCAGATCCGCAATTCCGTCCGGTATGTATCGTACAAGGATCTCAAGCGAGTCACCGCAGACCTGAAGCCGATTTACAAAGCGGCGACCGAAGAGGCCGCGCTAATGGAGCTGGATCGGTTTGAAGAGGAATGGGGCCAGAAATACCCGTTAATCGTGAAGTCCTGGCGCCAGAATTGGGACGAACTGTCCACGTTCTTCATGTACCCGGCGGAGCTTCGCAAGCTGATCTACACGACGAACATGATTGAGAGCTACCACCGTCAGCTGCGCAAGGTGACCAAGGGAAAAAGCATCTTCCCCACGGACGATTCCCTGCTCAAGATGCTGTATTTGGCTACGATGAATGTGGTGCGCAAATGGACCGGACGCGTGCAGAACTGGGGACAAATTCTGCTGCAGCTGACCGTATGTTATTCGGACCGCGTCCAGGTGCGATAA
- a CDS encoding Methyltransferase domain-containing protein, which translates to MKRHHEKEWLDEEGAATPSELEESLREVWAVNRYLGGNPPLLRHLGRMLGRASRGSDMLKVLDVATGLADQPLEVHRWAASRGWKVQVTGVEISPSIAELAQRRTAHNAAITIEVGDGRKLPYEDGSFDVAFSNLALHHMSDEDAVAMLSEMQRVTRHGWVVTDLERSRTAYGFARLLALAVWRSPVTRHDGPLSVRRSYTAVEARALLEQAGLKARVQRHFPYRIALFSDV; encoded by the coding sequence ATGAAGCGCCATCACGAGAAAGAGTGGCTTGATGAGGAAGGAGCAGCTACGCCATCCGAGCTTGAGGAGAGTTTGCGGGAGGTATGGGCCGTGAACCGTTATTTGGGCGGCAATCCGCCTCTGCTGCGGCATCTTGGCCGGATGCTCGGACGGGCATCTCGCGGTTCTGACATGTTGAAGGTGCTCGATGTGGCGACCGGGCTCGCTGACCAACCGCTTGAGGTGCATCGCTGGGCTGCCTCCAGGGGCTGGAAGGTGCAGGTCACAGGCGTGGAAATAAGCCCTTCCATTGCGGAGCTGGCACAGCGACGGACGGCGCATAATGCAGCGATTACGATTGAGGTGGGAGATGGCAGAAAGCTGCCCTATGAGGACGGAAGCTTCGATGTAGCGTTCAGCAATCTGGCGCTTCATCATATGAGCGATGAGGATGCGGTGGCGATGCTTTCGGAAATGCAGCGGGTCACCCGGCATGGCTGGGTTGTGACCGATTTGGAGCGCAGCCGAACGGCGTACGGCTTTGCGCGATTGCTCGCTTTGGCTGTCTGGCGCAGCCCTGTGACGCGGCATGACGGGCCTTTGTCCGTGCGCCGCTCTTATACGGCTGTCGAGGCAAGGGCACTGCTGGAGCAAGCCGGCCTGAAAGCGCGTGTGCAGCGGCATTTCCCTTACCGCATCGCATTGTTCAGCGATGTATGA
- a CDS encoding Glycosyl hydrolases family 18, giving the protein MNKAPLAIAAAAAIGLQAVFATGVSAAPAPSVSEISQYRVYQNDRPLKEFARLSDAKAYASRFAYTRVERISGREWIWDNFPRYKVYQNGQSQTSWEYASYSSALAKANSLPNAQIRDLQQPGWVYSKSPRYQLYQGDRTKPSWGFATLAEAKKEAAKWSRTHIIDIEAADWIWDNYTAAQIKVIRAGSPVYVVQSDVALTEKKVYAFAKDAVIAARSLTGSKVVNNSTGAVILSRAPSYEVLQNGKSVAKYYALQSALTKAKGLSGAQIVRDGLVWWTNAPYLTVMQGDKLLKSFHTRKSALQYASGYSRSRIVTADKRTIWSQPKALEILGWSGTADQSSIVTQLAGTQGVDISSPSWYVLVDGTGKLQDDSLPDLVASLDKRGIKVQPLLHNGFDAKRTSAFLANPEARQTFIKNIVASLKKAGADGLNLDFESVAGKDRALYSQFVREIAAALHKEGMELAVDLPRGDIAWDHLTAYDHQAIAEVADRVVIMAYDEHWQGSDEAGPVSSIGWSEGGIQQFLAYGVPRSKLVLGIPFYVRVWEVDASGKPKTSRAVYMKDVPKLINSKAAYASLDTEAGLTKYTYTEEGKTYVFWAETNESIKQRVALAKKYDLAGIAAWRLGYEPAALWEGLLKLKE; this is encoded by the coding sequence ATGAACAAAGCCCCGCTGGCCATTGCGGCAGCTGCCGCTATCGGACTGCAGGCCGTTTTTGCCACTGGAGTGTCTGCAGCTCCGGCTCCATCCGTCAGCGAAATCAGTCAGTACCGCGTTTATCAAAATGACCGTCCCTTAAAGGAATTTGCGCGCCTATCCGACGCCAAGGCATACGCTTCGCGTTTCGCCTATACCCGGGTTGAACGAATTTCCGGTCGCGAATGGATCTGGGATAACTTCCCCCGGTACAAGGTGTATCAAAATGGTCAAAGCCAAACTTCATGGGAGTACGCCTCCTATAGTTCGGCGCTTGCCAAAGCCAATTCGCTGCCGAATGCCCAGATCCGTGATCTGCAGCAGCCGGGCTGGGTGTACAGCAAATCGCCGCGCTACCAGCTGTATCAAGGTGATCGCACCAAGCCTTCCTGGGGTTTTGCTACACTAGCTGAAGCCAAAAAAGAGGCCGCCAAATGGTCGCGCACCCATATCATTGACATCGAAGCGGCCGATTGGATCTGGGACAACTATACCGCGGCGCAAATTAAGGTCATTCGGGCGGGAAGCCCTGTTTACGTGGTGCAGTCTGACGTGGCCTTAACGGAGAAAAAAGTATATGCCTTCGCCAAAGATGCTGTAATAGCCGCCCGTTCCCTAACAGGCAGCAAAGTAGTGAACAACTCAACCGGCGCCGTTATCTTGTCCCGAGCACCTTCTTATGAAGTGCTGCAGAACGGCAAGTCGGTGGCGAAATATTATGCGCTGCAAAGCGCATTGACGAAAGCAAAAGGTTTGTCCGGAGCTCAGATCGTCCGGGATGGACTCGTCTGGTGGACGAATGCGCCCTATCTGACTGTCATGCAGGGAGACAAGCTGTTGAAGAGTTTCCATACGCGTAAAAGCGCCCTGCAATACGCTTCCGGCTATTCCCGCAGCCGCATCGTCACGGCGGATAAAAGGACCATCTGGAGCCAGCCGAAGGCGCTCGAGATTTTGGGCTGGAGCGGCACGGCCGATCAGTCCAGCATCGTTACCCAGCTCGCTGGGACCCAAGGGGTAGATATTTCATCGCCTTCATGGTACGTACTGGTCGATGGTACCGGCAAACTTCAGGATGATTCGCTGCCAGACCTTGTCGCCTCGCTTGATAAACGCGGAATAAAGGTTCAGCCGTTGTTGCATAATGGGTTTGACGCCAAACGGACGAGTGCTTTCCTGGCTAATCCCGAGGCTCGACAAACATTCATCAAAAACATCGTCGCCAGCTTGAAAAAAGCAGGTGCAGACGGCCTCAACCTCGACTTTGAAAGTGTCGCTGGCAAAGACCGCGCGCTATATAGCCAGTTTGTCAGAGAGATCGCTGCCGCCCTCCATAAAGAGGGAATGGAGCTTGCAGTCGACTTGCCTCGCGGCGATATCGCCTGGGATCATCTGACCGCTTATGATCATCAGGCCATCGCAGAGGTTGCCGATCGAGTTGTCATCATGGCTTATGATGAGCACTGGCAGGGCAGCGACGAAGCTGGGCCAGTGTCCAGCATTGGCTGGTCCGAGGGCGGCATCCAGCAGTTCCTGGCCTACGGCGTCCCTCGCTCCAAGCTGGTGTTAGGCATTCCTTTTTATGTGCGGGTATGGGAAGTCGACGCCTCTGGCAAGCCAAAAACGAGCCGCGCTGTATATATGAAAGATGTGCCTAAGCTCATCAACTCCAAAGCCGCCTACGCCTCCCTCGACACGGAAGCGGGACTGACCAAGTATACGTACACCGAAGAAGGCAAAACGTATGTGTTCTGGGCGGAAACGAACGAGAGCATCAAGCAGCGCGTAGCTTTGGCGAAGAAGTATGATCTCGCCGGTATTGCCGCCTGGCGGCTCGGGTACGAGCCTGCGGCTCTTTGGGAAGGGCTTTTGAAGCTTAAGGAGTAA